A genomic region of Polypterus senegalus isolate Bchr_013 chromosome 17, ASM1683550v1, whole genome shotgun sequence contains the following coding sequences:
- the sox9a gene encoding transcription factor SOX-9a, giving the protein MNLLDPFMKMTDEQEKCLSDAPSPSMSEDSAGSPCPSGSGSDTENTRPTENNVMGPDGQRSDFKKDTEDDKFPVCIREAVSQVLKGYDWTLVPMPVRVNGSSKNKPHVKRPMNAFMVWAQAARRKLADQYPHLHNAELSKTLGKLWRLLNEVEKRPFVEEAERLRVQHKKDHPDYKYQPRRRKSVKNGQNEPEDTAEQTHISPNAIFKALQQVDSPHSASSMSEVHSPGEHSGQSQGPPTPPTTPKTDVQPGKADLKREGRPLQEGSGRQPHIDFRDVDIGELSSDVISNIEAFDVNEFDQYLPPNGHPGVPVTTSTHGQSGQSVYTGSYGISSTSISQTAGVAGHNWMSKQQQPQQQQQPQPQQHSMTTLSTEQSQGQQRTTHIKTEQLSPSHYSEQQHSPQQINYGTFNMQHFTPSYPSITRSQYDYSDHQSANSYYSHAASQGSSLYSTFTYMSPTQRPMYTPIADTTGVPSIPQTHSPQHWEQPVYTQLTRP; this is encoded by the exons ATGAATCTACTCGATCCCTTCATGAAGATGACAGACGAGCAGGAGAAGTGTCTTTCAGACGCCCCCAGTCCGAGCATGTCTGAGGATTCCGCTGGGTCCCCCTGTCCGTCTGGTTCCGGATCCGATACAGAGAACACCCGACCGACGGAGAACAACGTCATGGGCCCGGATGGCCAGAGGTCCGATTTCAAGAAAGATACAGAGGACGACAAATTCCCCGTTTGTATCAGGGAGGCGGTGTCCCAGGTGCTGAAGGGCTACGACTGGACCCTGGTGCCAATGCCTGTCAGGGTGAACGGATCAAGCAAAAACAAGCCACATGTGAAAAGACCGATGAATGCTTTTATGGTGTGGGCTCAAGCTGCACGACGGAAACTGGCTGACCAGTATCCCCATTTGCACAACGCGGAGCTCAGTAAAACGCTTGGAAAACTCTGGAG ATTGCTTAACGAAGTAGAAAAGCGTCCTTTTGTCGAAGAGGCAGAGCGACTGAGAGTACAGCACAAGAAGGATCATCCCGATTACAAGTATCAGCCCAGGAGGAGAAAGTCAGTGAAAAATGGGCAAAATGAGCCGGAAGACACAGCGGAGCAAACCCACATCTCACCCAATGCCATCTTCAAAGCCCTGCAGCAAGTGGACTCCCCGCACTCGGCCTCTAGTATGAGCGAGGTGCACTCTCCAGGCGAGCACTCGG gtcaATCCCAAGGGCCCCCCACACCTCCCACTACTCCAAAAACCGACGTGCAGCCTGGAAAAGCTGATCTAAAACGCGAGGGGCGCCCTCTGCAGGAGGGAAGTGGCAGGCAGCCCCACATTGACTTCAGAGACGTTGACATTGGGGAGCTGAGCAGCGATGTCATCTCCAATATTGAGGCATTCGACGTTAATGAGTTTGACCAATATCTGCCACCAAATGGTCACCCCGGAGTCCCTGTCACCACCTCAACacatggccagagtggacagtcCGTCTACACTGGTAGTTATGGCATCAGCAGCACCTCTATCAGCCAGACAGCAGGCGTTGCAGGACATAACTGGATGTCCAAACAGCAGCAaccccagcagcagcagcagccacaGCCACAACAACACTCCATGACTACCCTTAGCACTGAACAAAGCCAGGGGCAACAGAGAACAACACACATCAAGACCGAGCAGCTGAGTCCAAGTCACTACAGTGAGCAGCAGCActcaccacagcagatcaactACGGCACCTTCAACATGCAGCATTTCACCCCATCGTATCCCAGCATCACCCGCTCCCAGTATGACTATTCAGACCACCAGAGTGCGAACTCTTATTACAGTCACGCTGCAAGTCAAGGCTCAAGCCTGTACTCAACGTTCACTTACATGAGCCCCACACAGCGGCCCATGTATACTCCCATTGCAGATACTACAGGGGTCCCTTCTATTCCACAGACCCACAGCCCTCAGCACTGGGAACAGCCTGTCTACACACAACTCACTCGGCCTTAA